The window CAAGTAGATAAAGGCTTGCGGACGATTTCAGGTACCCAAATGTCATATAATCAAAAAGTACCTGTTTTTCAGGTACCTTTTTGTCATATAGACCCAACAGAGATAACGAAGATGCAACTGTTACCAAAGAAAGCGTAATCTATGTCTGTGCGTACAAGGATGAATCATCCATGTATCAGTGGATTAAACAGGAACTTGAGCAAGAGTAATTGATTCGTACTATAACATGAAAACATCCCCGCAAATGCGGGGATGTTTTTATTATAAGAGAAAAACCCGGACAAGCCGGGTGAAAAAATATTATATCGCGAACTTGGTAGCGTCGGCGAGCTGCACGCTGGCGATGCGGGAAATACCCTTGATTTCCTGGGTCACGCCGTAGAGCATGTCGGCTTCGGCCATGGTACGCTTGTTGTGCGTCACCACGATGAACAAGGTCTGCTTGCTGAATTCGCGGAGCAGCGCCATGAAGCGGCCCACGTTAGCGTCATCAAGCGGACCGTCGACTTCGTCCAGCACGCAGTACGGAGACGGTTTTTCCATATAGATAGCAAACAGCAGAGCCGTTGCGGTAAGTGCGTGTTCACCACCGGAAAGCGCCTTGATACCGCGCATCTTCTTGCCGGTCGGGCGAACGTTGATTTCGATGTCCGCATCAAGAATATCGAGCGGCTTGCCGTTCTCGTCGAGCTTTTCCACGAGGCTCATCTTGGTTTCACCATTCAGGAACAGCTTGCTGAACACGAACTGGAAATTCTTCTGGATGCGCTCGAACGTCTCGAGGTAACGCTTGCGGGCAATATCGTCAAGCTTGGTGATGGTGCGGTCAAGCGATGCGCGGGCGCGGTCCAGGTCGTCGAACTGCTTCTCGACTTCTTCCAGGCGCTTTTTCTCGTCCTCGTAATCTTCCATCACGTTCACGTTGATGGGGCCAAGTTCCTTGATTTTCACGCGCAATTCACGGATTTCGCGGTCCGCTTCGGGCTGGGAGTATTCCACACGTTCAATATCGCCGGGTTCTTCCAGGTTCACTTCCCAGTCGGTAAGGATGCGTTCCTTGAGCCTGTCGACATTCGCCTGCAGGGCCTCGCGACGACGCACGATATCGTTCAGGTCGTGCATCTTCTCGATCATGTCGTCACGGAGGCTGTTGACCTCCTTCTGCCATTCATCGATATCGCCCGAAACAAGCTCGTACTTTTCGCGGGCAAGGTCTCGCCTGCTCTCGATTTCACGCAGGGCGGAATCCTTCGCCTGAACCTGGTCGGCAATCCCTTCGGAATCGCTACGGAGCTTGTCCATCGCTTCCGCATTCTTCGCGATTTCGTCCTTGCGGTTGACAATCGTATTCCCGAGGAAGTCCATCTGGTCGGCAATGTCCTTGAGGCGGCTCGTGTTCTGCGCGAGTTTCGCATTCTTGTCGAGGACGCTCCTTTCAAGTTCGCGAACTTCCTCGTCCTTGTCGCGGAACAACTGTTCCTGCTCGCCGAGTTCATCGTTCACGCGGTCGTACTCGCCTTCGGCACGTTCCGCAGCCTGCGCGGCCTCGGCAAGTTCCGCATCGGAATTCTTGCGCTGTGCGGCTTCTTCAATACGGGCACGGGCGCTGTTGCAGTTGGCATCGAGCGTCGCCATGCGGGATTCGCAAGAGGCAACCGTATTCTTCTGGATTGCAATGGCGGCATCGCCCCCGTGGAGCGAGTTCTGCTTCTCGCGGATGTCATCCACCAGCGATTCGAGCATCTGGGTTTCCTCGGCGAGGGTATCCTGTACCCGCTCCTCGTCAGAAAGTTTCTGCGAGAGTTCGCCCTGCACGCCGGCAAGCGCCTGCTGGGCACTTTCAATCTCGTTCTTGCGGCTCAATGTACCCGCGGTCGGCGTTCCCGTAGAAACGAGCCCCGCCGTGCGAACTGTCGCATCCGGGGACACAAAACAGAGGTCATCGTTACCGTAACGTTCGGCAAGTTCCAGCGCCGCATCGAGCGATTCCACCAGGATGTAGCGCGAAAGAATCCCGCGGAGCCATGCCAACGTGGGTTCATCCGCCGTCACGAAATTCGCCATCGGGCCAATCACGCCGTTACCCTCGATGTTGCCCGCAAAGGCAGGGCGCGGCTTAGCCGTGAGCGCCATCAGAGCCTGGCCCACGTTCTCGTTCTTGAGGGAGGCGACAATCTCGCCCAGGCTACCCGCATTGTCGACAATCACGGAATCTAGGATATCGCCCAGCGCGGTTTCTACCAGGTGGGCATATTCAGGTGCGGCGCTAATGCGTTCGGAAAGCAGGCCCTGCGTGAGGTTCGCCTTGTTTTCGGCAAGCCAGCGGCTCGCATCGGAGCCCTCGCTAGCAACGCTCTCGAGCACGTCGATACGGGACTGCAGGCGAGCCTCCTCGTTCCTCAGTTCCGCAATGCGGGCAGTAAGTTCGGACTGTTCCGACCGAAGCGATTCAATGCGTTCCTCGCGAACGGATTTCTGCTCCTCGAAATTTTCAATTTCGGTGCGGGCCGTATCCATGCCCTGCTGGATATCTTCCACGGCTCGCAGGGCATCATCGCGCTGCGTACGGAGTGTTTCCAGTTCGCTATTCCAGCCGTCAAGGTTCGACTGGAGCATATCCGTTTCTGCATCGGCACGTTCAAAGCGGGAACGGAGCGCGTTCAGCGCATTCGCAGCCTGCAGACGCTCGTTCGAGAGTTCCCTCGACCGGGTGCGCAGGTCATCGAGCTTGTCGCGCATTACCTGCAGGGTTTCGCGTTCGCGTTCCAGGATGGCACTCATCTCGTCCATCTCGGAATCGTTACCGAGCGCCTCGTTTTCCTTCTCGAGGCGTTCCTTCTCGGCAGTAAGCTCGCCCACCTTCTGCTCGCTGCGTTCAATCTCGTCCTGGGCCTTCGCGCTTGCGGCCTCGGTCGCAGAAATAGAATCCTTCAGGCGAACGATGTCGTTGTTCAGGTTGTTGAGTTCGATGGTCGCCGCCTGGACTTCGCGTTCCAGTTCACGATAGGCGTTTTCGTCCTCGCTGATATCGAGCTTCTTTTCCTCAATCTTGGTCTGCAGTTCGGTCGCACGCGTCTTTGCGGTCTCGACCTCGTGCTCCATGCGGCGGGACGACGTATCGAGCGTATTGAGCCCTTCCTTGTGGTCCTCGAACTTGTCGATACTCACGGAAAGGTCCAGTTCGCGCAGGCGCTTCGTCAGTTTCTTGTATTCATCGACCTTCTCCGCCTGGGTCTCGTACTGGCGTACGGAACGGCGGGTCGCACGCAGGTTGTCCTCCACGCGGGCCATGTCCATCTGCACGCGTTCCATCTGGCGTACGGCTTCCTTGCGCTGCTGGCGGTACTTGCTCACGCCGGCAGCCTCTTCAAACAATACACGGCGGTCATCCGCCTTGTCGCTCAACACCGCCTTGATCATGTCGGCGTTCATCTGCGAATACGTACTGGAACCCAGGCCCGAGTCAAAGAGCAGGGCATGCACGTCGCGCAACCTGCATTCCTGGTTATTTATCAGATATTCGCCCGAGCCGTCGCGATGGACGCGACGGGTAACAATCACTTCAGAGTATTCAGAGGCAAGCGTGCCATCGCTGTTATCGATAACGATGGAAACCTCGGCAAGGCTCATGGCGGCACGTTCCTCGGTACCGCTGAAAATCACGTCCTGCATCTTGCTCATGCGCAGGAGGGCGGCCTTCTGCTCGCCAAGCACCCAGCGGATAGCGTCGGTAATGTTCGACTTTCCGCACCCGTTCGGGCCCACCACGGCGGTAAGACCCTTCGTGGGGAAATTGATTTCTGTCCTTTGCGCAAAGGACTTGAATCCGAAAATCTTTAACTTTGTAATCTGCACTGAATATTAATGTAGTAAAAAAGTATCTACTTGAACTCGTAACGCAGTCCGTGACCTTCCTTGCTATCGGTGATGACCACGTACTCGCTACCGCCCTCAAATTCCACATCGCGGGCAATCAAGGCTTCGGAACGGAGCACCGGGCAAACGCAAGATGCATACATCCCGTCCGGGACGTTATCGCATGCACAGCCAATCGTCGTCTTTTCGACAATCCTGAACCGGACATTGAACGTTCCGACCCAGTCCTCCTCGTAGACGCGGCTCTTTTCACCCGGGCGTATCGTATCCTGGATCCACGGCACATACTCGGAACCGTCCTCCGAAACGATATCGATACCGACAATCGTCTTGCTCGACTTGTTCTCTACCTGGAGGCGCGTCGAAGAATCGATAGCCCAGTGGCTGAGACAACCCGTAAACACAGCACAGCAGGCAAGCAAGGCACATAGTACAGACAAACTCTTAAAAGCCTTCATTACTTGCCTCCTTCGCTGCCCGATTTCTCGTAGCGGATACCCTTCGCGGTTATCGTCTTCGAAGCGTTCGCCCCCTGGGAATTCTGCGAGTCAAGCGGAATCAGTTCGGATTTCTTTTCCGGCGTATTCTTCCTCTTGATTTCCTGTGTCTGGAGCGGAGTGGACTTGCGACCGTTCTTGGCAAACAAGGCATCGCCAAAGGAGCCCATGTTGAACTGGAATTCCACAAACCAGGTTCCCTTCGCATGGAACAGGTGGTCGTACTCGTAGGCGGAATTGTAGCCCACGCGCACAAGCGGCATCTCGAAAGCCCAGCCGAACATCAGGTCGTCCCAGTTGTCTGCCACGGCACGGCGGCGCAGGCAGGTAAACTCGACAGAAAATAGGCGCGAGGGTTCCGGGTAGAACTTCAGCGCGGCAGAATGGAAGCCGTCATTCGGGAAATCGAACGAGACTTCCGCATAGAGCATCTGGTTGAACAGGTTCTGTTCCCAATTCACGCGGACAAAGTCCTCATCGTCGCCATCCAGTTCACGCTTGTAGATGGTGGCATCGATGTTGGGCATGTACGTCCAGAGCCCGGAGGATGCCCCGCCGAACACTTCGCGGTCCTCGAGATCGAGCGAAAGCCTGAGCATGCGGAAATGCGTACGGTGGAACTGCGTCTGGGCGCTGATGCGGCCAAAGCGCAGGTTCGCCCAGGTGTACAGGAGCGAATCGTTCTCTGCGGGGAACACGTCGCCCACGAATTCAACGTTCTGGTGCTGCATACCGGCAGCAATCGAGTAGTCTACCGTCGTGTTGGTGTAGCCAAGGCCCCACGTAGTCACGGAACGGACAAGCCCGAAATCCGTGTACTTCGGAAAGAACAGGAAGTCCTCGCCGTCCCAGCCGGAGCGTTCGAAGAACAGGAGCGCAGACAGGTAGTTATTCTGCGAAACCTGGTGCGACGCCATCAGGGATAAATGATGGCGTATGGCAAAGCCCTCGTGCTCGCCAAACTTGCTCTTCAGCGGAATCTGGGTCGGGAGCGGAGCGTAGTTCATGCCGATATCGACAAACGACATCTTTCCGTACAGGAGCAGGTCGCCAATGTCGCGCAACTGCTCATCGCGGGTCCAGTAGCCACCCGAAGCAACCGCTTCCACGTCAACGGCATCGGCCAGGGCCGACGTGAGCATAAGCGGAATCGCAACCAGGGCAATCTTTATGGAACGGAATAGGCTCATGGTTTTAAATATATAAAAGACAATTTAAAAAACAACCAGGTCGTTCTTGTGGATAAGTTCATCGGGCACGTTTTCGCCGAGAATCTCGTGAACCTGCGCCGTTTTCTTGCGCAGCACAAGCTTCAGGGTTTCGCTGTCGAAACCCGCCACCCCGCGGGCCACCGGATTCTTCTGCTCGTCGAGCACTTCGATGAGGTCGCCCTTGTCGAAATGCTTGTGCACGGCGATTACCCCAACGGGCAACAGGCTCGAGTGCTTTTTCCGGAGGGCGTTCGCGCCCCCCTCATCCACGACGACGCTCCCGCGCGGCGTGGTAATGAAGCTCAGCCAGCGCTGGCGACTGTTCAACTTCTTCTTGGAGCCCGCAAACAGCGTGCCGTTCGCGTTCTCGAAAATCACCTGGTGCGGCAAGACCTTCATGCCGTTTGCGAGGAAGGCGTTCGCCCCGCTCTTCGTAACGTTCCGGATGGCCTCCAGCTTGCTGCGCATCCCGCCGGTACTTACCGCAGAACCCGCCTCGCCGGGCTTCCCCGCAAGCGCGAGCACCGCGGGCGTAATCTCGGGCACAAAGCGCAACAGGCGAGCATTGGGATTCTTCTTCGGGTTGTCATCGAACAGGCCGTCCTCATCCGTGAAAATCAACAGCAGGTCGGCATCCAGGAAGAGCGCCACGTCGCTCGAAAGCTTATCGTTGTCGCCCACCTTGATTTCTGCAACCGCAAGCGAGTCGTTCTCGTTGATGATGGGGACAATCTTACGCGCGAGCATCGCCTTGATGGTGTTCTGCAGGTTCTTGTAGCGGGCGCGGTCACGGAAGTCGTCTGCCGAAAGGAGAATCTGGCCCACCGAGAGCTGCACCCAGCGGAACATCTCGCGGTAGGTGTACATGAGGTCGATCTGGCCCACGGCAGCGCAGGCCTGCTTCTCGGCAATCACGGTAGGCTTCTGCTTGTAGCCGAGTTCCGCCATGCCCGTACCCACGGCACCGCTTGTCACAATCACGACTTCCTTCCCCGCTTCCATGAGGCGGGCAACGGAGTCGGCGAGTTTCTGGATATAGCGGGTACGCACGCCGCCCTTGTCGGAATCCACCAAAATACGCGAGCCAATCTTCACCACAATGCGGCGCGCTTCGTCTAGGATGTTCTTACGTAATTCACTCATATTTTTTTTCATCAGCATGTGTCATTCTGAGCGAAGAACCGAAGGTTCGTAGTCGAAGAATCTACAAGCAAGGAGATCCTTCGACTTCGGGCTACGCCCTCCGCTCAGGATGACATTTTAATTCATTTCAAAACCACAACGTTCACCTTTACTATCTCTACCTGCAAACAAGCAACCTGATTGCATCCAGGCGGAGCTGCGGGTTCGCGACAATCTTCTTGCGCTCGGCAACGTTCTTGCGGAGCTGTGCCAGTTCCGCATTGTTACCCGCCTTCCCACGCATGGTGAGCAGGTGGTTCATGCGCTGGTATTCCTGCTCGGAACGCGCCTCCACCGCAGCGGCGGCCTTGTCGGCGTATTCCTTCGCGACACCCGACACATTGCGCTTCGCAATGGCAAGTCCTTCCTTCGCGAAATAGCGCAAGGTGGCGTCGACAGCCTTGTTGCCCTGCGGCACGTTCACGTCGCGGAGTTCCGCCTTCTCGACAGCCTTCAGGTGTTCGGAGAGGTCGTGTCCCGAGGCATCCACGAGCGTGCACACGTAGCGCGGGCCAACGATATCGGACACGCCCCATTCCTCGGGCACGGGCAGTTCCACCACGAAGTTGTACTGCATAACAAGCCCGCGGAGTCCGGAACCGTTCCAGATACTGCAGGCGACGGTCCCGTGGTTCACGCCCGTCTCGAAATCTATGGTTCCCTGTGCCAGCGGGTGCTCGAGGCTCAAGAAGTCCACCTCGTCATGGAGCATCGCCACCCCACGTTCGAACGTCGCCGTGAGGCAAATATTGTCTGTTCCCTGCTCGTCTTCCTCGCTCTGGGCGGCAATCATCCCGCGGGTCGGCATTCCGGCAACGGAACCTTCCTCGATCTGCGGGCCCTGCGTAATCACGCAGCAACCCTCGATGGCACTGTTGTCCACGTCGAGCCCGCGGGCGTGCAGCGATTCGAGAAGCAAATCCTTCAGTTCATGCTGGGCATCGATACGCAGGATTTCGTCGGTAATCTCCTTCGCCTTCTCGGGGTTGCGGGAGTTGTATTCGAGCAGGCGGTCGCGCCCCTTCTCGATATTCTTGCGCATCGCCTCGCAGTCCTTTTTCACCTGCGGGATAACGTTCTTCACAAAATCGTCCAGGCAGCCGCGCGGGTTCGCAAGCGCCTCGATTAGGCTATCCGTATACTTGAGAAAGAGTTCACCACCGCTCATGAGGGGCGCGCCAAAAGCGTTCAGGCCATCGTTGTACCAGCGGAACATCACTTCCTGGCCCGAGCCCTTCACGTAGGGAACATGCACGATGATATCCTGCGTCTGGCCAATGCGGTCCAGTCGCCCGATGCGCTGTTCCACGAGGGCCGCATCGAGCGGCAGGTCGAACAGGATAAGGTGGTGCGAGAACTGGAAGTTACGGCCCTCGGACCCGATTTCGGATGCGATAAGCAGGTTCGCGCCGTTCTCCTTGCTGAAGTTCGCGGCGGCCTTGTCGCGCGCCATGATGGTCATGTCCTCGTGGAACATCGAGAACGCCCCCTCGCCCAGGTAATCCGTGAGGATTGTCTCGAGTGCGAGCACGACCTCGATGGATTCGCAAATGAGGAGAATCTTGTCGTTCTTGTGTTTCTTGAGGAACTCCTTGAGCCAAACAATACGCTCGTCGAGTTCCCAGCCGTCGGAATAGCGGGTGCAAAGCAGGCCATTTTCCTGAATGTCGGTCGAGGCGTCCAAATCCTTCTCGGCGGCAAGTTCCACCATCTCGCGGTAACGCGGGTTCGGTTCCAGGCAAATCTCGTCGAGCTTGCGCTTGGGGAACCCGCCCACGCCCTTGCGGGTATTGCGGAACACCACGGAGCCCGTACCCATCGCATCCACGATGCGGCGCATCCATTCGCCTGCGGTCATGGCCTTCGAGTTTTCCTGCTCGAGCCACGGGCGAATCTTCGAATTCTTGGGAACGCATTCGTACAGGTCGTCCCAGCTCATGTGGTGGTTCGGGTCGGTCGGCAGTTTCGCAAGGTCGTTCACCAGCTTGCGGTATTCCTCCTGGTCCTTGATGAACGCGCCGTAGTCGGCAAAGCGGGCCGGGTCAAGCATCTTG is drawn from Fibrobacter sp. UWR3 and contains these coding sequences:
- the smc gene encoding chromosome segregation protein SMC codes for the protein MQITKLKIFGFKSFAQRTEINFPTKGLTAVVGPNGCGKSNITDAIRWVLGEQKAALLRMSKMQDVIFSGTEERAAMSLAEVSIVIDNSDGTLASEYSEVIVTRRVHRDGSGEYLINNQECRLRDVHALLFDSGLGSSTYSQMNADMIKAVLSDKADDRRVLFEEAAGVSKYRQQRKEAVRQMERVQMDMARVEDNLRATRRSVRQYETQAEKVDEYKKLTKRLRELDLSVSIDKFEDHKEGLNTLDTSSRRMEHEVETAKTRATELQTKIEEKKLDISEDENAYRELEREVQAATIELNNLNNDIVRLKDSISATEAASAKAQDEIERSEQKVGELTAEKERLEKENEALGNDSEMDEMSAILERERETLQVMRDKLDDLRTRSRELSNERLQAANALNALRSRFERADAETDMLQSNLDGWNSELETLRTQRDDALRAVEDIQQGMDTARTEIENFEEQKSVREERIESLRSEQSELTARIAELRNEEARLQSRIDVLESVASEGSDASRWLAENKANLTQGLLSERISAAPEYAHLVETALGDILDSVIVDNAGSLGEIVASLKNENVGQALMALTAKPRPAFAGNIEGNGVIGPMANFVTADEPTLAWLRGILSRYILVESLDAALELAERYGNDDLCFVSPDATVRTAGLVSTGTPTAGTLSRKNEIESAQQALAGVQGELSQKLSDEERVQDTLAEETQMLESLVDDIREKQNSLHGGDAAIAIQKNTVASCESRMATLDANCNSARARIEEAAQRKNSDAELAEAAQAAERAEGEYDRVNDELGEQEQLFRDKDEEVRELERSVLDKNAKLAQNTSRLKDIADQMDFLGNTIVNRKDEIAKNAEAMDKLRSDSEGIADQVQAKDSALREIESRRDLAREKYELVSGDIDEWQKEVNSLRDDMIEKMHDLNDIVRRREALQANVDRLKERILTDWEVNLEEPGDIERVEYSQPEADREIRELRVKIKELGPINVNVMEDYEDEKKRLEEVEKQFDDLDRARASLDRTITKLDDIARKRYLETFERIQKNFQFVFSKLFLNGETKMSLVEKLDENGKPLDILDADIEINVRPTGKKMRGIKALSGGEHALTATALLFAIYMEKPSPYCVLDEVDGPLDDANVGRFMALLREFSKQTLFIVVTHNKRTMAEADMLYGVTQEIKGISRIASVQLADATKFAI
- the proB gene encoding glutamate 5-kinase, which produces MSELRKNILDEARRIVVKIGSRILVDSDKGGVRTRYIQKLADSVARLMEAGKEVVIVTSGAVGTGMAELGYKQKPTVIAEKQACAAVGQIDLMYTYREMFRWVQLSVGQILLSADDFRDRARYKNLQNTIKAMLARKIVPIINENDSLAVAEIKVGDNDKLSSDVALFLDADLLLIFTDEDGLFDDNPKKNPNARLLRFVPEITPAVLALAGKPGEAGSAVSTGGMRSKLEAIRNVTKSGANAFLANGMKVLPHQVIFENANGTLFAGSKKKLNSRQRWLSFITTPRGSVVVDEGGANALRKKHSSLLPVGVIAVHKHFDKGDLIEVLDEQKNPVARGVAGFDSETLKLVLRKKTAQVHEILGENVPDELIHKNDLVVF
- the rapA gene encoding RNA polymerase-associated protein RapA, with amino-acid sequence MKMFKPGQRYVSQSEPELGLGVVSEVQGRTVKFMFPLVGQVRLYRVDNAPVERFILQPGETAKNEKGLSFSVESVREDGDLVVYVGRGGREIKEADLTAKQMARPSDLFRSLTRIGAGSKSDILSEDVSSKAFERRRRAMELSCMWKSSPVRGMIGPRLDMIPHQYYLCYRACSSSTLPRLMLSDEVGLGKTIEAGMIWHALNARGRVNRTLIIVPETLKHQWMIEMKRRFNQLFTLVDEGYIRGLFIGVEKGAPKPNPFLQSNNIIVAIDFLMSQPALIEDLLKTQWDMTIIDEAHHLVCEDGFTSHEYMLANAVLARSKGVLLLTGTPLQLHPESQFNRLKMLDPARFADYGAFIKDQEEYRKLVNDLAKLPTDPNHHMSWDDLYECVPKNSKIRPWLEQENSKAMTAGEWMRRIVDAMGTGSVVFRNTRKGVGGFPKRKLDEICLEPNPRYREMVELAAEKDLDASTDIQENGLLCTRYSDGWELDERIVWLKEFLKKHKNDKILLICESIEVVLALETILTDYLGEGAFSMFHEDMTIMARDKAAANFSKENGANLLIASEIGSEGRNFQFSHHLILFDLPLDAALVEQRIGRLDRIGQTQDIIVHVPYVKGSGQEVMFRWYNDGLNAFGAPLMSGGELFLKYTDSLIEALANPRGCLDDFVKNVIPQVKKDCEAMRKNIEKGRDRLLEYNSRNPEKAKEITDEILRIDAQHELKDLLLESLHARGLDVDNSAIEGCCVITQGPQIEEGSVAGMPTRGMIAAQSEEDEQGTDNICLTATFERGVAMLHDEVDFLSLEHPLAQGTIDFETGVNHGTVACSIWNGSGLRGLVMQYNFVVELPVPEEWGVSDIVGPRYVCTLVDASGHDLSEHLKAVEKAELRDVNVPQGNKAVDATLRYFAKEGLAIAKRNVSGVAKEYADKAAAAVEARSEQEYQRMNHLLTMRGKAGNNAELAQLRKNVAERKKIVANPQLRLDAIRLLVCR